Within Elusimicrobiota bacterium, the genomic segment ATCATTTTCCAGGACCCCCAAACCTCGCTTAACCCTGTTTTCACAATTGGCAACCAAATCGCCGAAACTATAGAAGTTCACACGCCGGAGTTAAAAAACAAAGCAAAAGAAATTACCATTGACATGCTCTCTAAAGTCGGGATACAATCGGCAGAGCAAAGATTTAACCAGTACCCTCATGAACTTTCCGGCGGCCAGCAGCAAAGAGCCATGATCGCAATGGCGCTTGCCTGCAAACCAAATCTGCTCATAGCCGATGAACCAACAACCGCCCTTGATGTAACCGTCCAGGCGCAGATACTGGACCTCTTAGCCAATTTGCAAAAAGATATGGGCTTATCCGTAATATTCATTTCACATGATCTAAACGTATTGAGAGATTTAACCAACCAAATGGCAATTATGTACGCAGGCAGAATAATCGAGCACGGCGAAAGTGCTGATATATATTCAAACCCTTTGCACCCTTACACAAAAGGACTCTTTGAGACACTTCCATCAATGAGAGGCAAAGGAAAAAGATTGGATACAATTCCCGGAAGGGTTCCTGAGGTCTGGGATTTGCCTGAAGGATGCAAGTTTCACCCAAGGTGTAAATTTAAAATGGATATCTGCGAAAAAGTTGAACCGAAACTGGAAACAATAACAGGAACCCAGAAAACAGCTTGTCATTTATATGCTCCAAATAAAAAATCTTAAAAAATACTTCCCGGTCAGGGAAACAAACGTCCTGGCAAATATGTTTTCGAAACCGTCCGCTTTCAATAAAGCGGTTGATGACGTTTCTTTTTCAGTAGATAGAAAAGAAACCATCGGGCTTGTGGGTGAATCTGGCTGCGGCAAAACAACTTTGGGAAGAACTGTTTTAAAACTGATGGATGCTACCGCAGGCGAAGTCCTGTTTCATGATAAAAATGTTTTTGAATTAAATGATGCCGATTTGAAGGATTTCCACAAAAAAGTGCAAATAATTTTTCAGGACCCGTACAGCTCGCTCAATCCAAGAATGAAAATATCCTCAATTATCACTGAAGGGTTGATTATCCATTCGGAAATCAAAAAAAGAGAAATCAAAGAAAAAGCGAAAGAACTGATGGACTTAGTAGGGCTTTCAGGAGAACTGATTGACAGATACCCGCATGAATTCAGCGGCGGCCAGCGCCAGAGAATAGGCATAGCCCGGGCAGTCGCATTACAGCCGGAATATATTATCTGCGACGAACCAGTTTCATCGCTGGATGTTTCTGTCCAGGCTCAAATCATCAATCTGTTAATCGATTTACAGAAAAAATTCAATTTAGGCTATATTTTCATTTCGCATGATTTGAGCGTTGTAAGGTATATCAGCCACAAAATCGCGGTAATGTATTTTGGCAAAATAGTTGAATTCTGTGAAAGCGGCGAGCTTTTTAATAATCCTTTGCACCCCTATACAAAACTTTTGTTATCCTCCGTGCCGGAAAAACACAAATTAGGCAAAGCAGAGGATGAAAAACCAGCCGTTACCGACATTTTAGGCTGTTCTTTTTATCAAAGATGCCCTGAAGCAAAACCTGAGTGTAAAGAAATGCCGCAAGAATTAAAAGATATCGGAGGAGGCCATAAAGTTTCATGCATACTAATAAAATAATAGTGTCATTAGTGTTATTATTCTTCATTTTCACCGGGTGCGGTAAAAAAATAATTACAGAAAACACAATCCGCCTGCCAATGCCAACCGACATAAAAGGTTTTGACCCGGCATATTCAGAAGACCTTTACTCAAATACTGCTATGTCACAAATTTATGAACCCTTAATGCAATATGCCTATCTTGAACGGCCCTATAAGGTTGAACCCTGCCTTGCTGAGAGCATGCCGGAAATTTCTGCTGATGGCCTAATATATACTTTTAAAATCAAAAAAGGTGTTGTTTTCCAGGATGATTCCTGCTTTAAAGAAACAAATGGCAAAGGCAGAGAACTCACAGCGGATGATTTTATCTATTCATTCAAACGCATTGCTGATGTAAAAAACCGTTCAACCGGCTGGTGGGTATTTGATAATAAAATTGAAGGGTTGAATGAATTCAGGGAAAAATCAAAAACATCTACAGATTATAGCCGAGAAATCAGCGGGCTTAAAGCTGTTGATAAATATACGCTAAAGGTAAAACTCTTAAAACCCTACCCGCAATTTTTATACATCCTCACCATGACATACACGGCCACAGTACCTCAAGAAGCGGTAAATTTTTATGCACAAGAGTTTATCAATCATCCGGTAGGTACCGGGCCTTATAAACTGGATCATTGGACAAGAAACTCTGAAATTGTTTTTATAAAAAACCCTGCCTACAGAAAAGAATATTACCCTTCTAAAGGCGAAGAAAATGACAAATCAGCCGGCCTGCTTAACGATTCAGGAAAACAAATTCCTTTTATTGATAAAATCGTTTACACAATATTTTTAGAGCAACAGCCCATGTGGCTGAATTTCCTGAAAGGAGAAATTGACCGCTCCGGAATTCCAAAAGATAACTATAGCAGCGCAATTTCACCTGCAAAAGAACTGGTCCCTGAACTGGCAAAAAAGGGAATCCAGCTTTGGAAAGTTCCTTCTCTGGATACTACTTACACCGGATTTAACATGGAAGACCCTATTCTCGGCAAAAACAAAAAATTGCGCCAGGCTATATGTTTGGCTTGTGATATCAACAAAACTATCGAATTGTTTTACAACGGCCGCGCTATAGCCGCACAAACGCCTATTCCACCGGGATTGGACGGTTATGACCCCGATTTTAAAAACCAGTTTCAAAACCATGATCTCTCTCTCGCGAAAAAATACCTGGCTGAAGCCGGGTATCCGGGCGGGAAAGGCTTGCCGCCTTTGACTTTTGAAGCAAGCGGATCCGACACAACCTCGCGCCAGATTTCTGAAATGTTTAAAAAGGAAATGGAAGAAATCGGGATAAGAATAAATATCAATTTCAATACCTGGCCTGAATTTTTGGGGAAAATGAACACAAAACGCGCGCAGATTTTTGGGCTCGCCTGGGCCGCTGACTATCCGGACGCAGAAAATTTCTTACAGCTTTTTTACGGGCCCAATGGCGCACCCGGCCCCAACAACACAAACTTTAACAATCCTGAATTTAACAAACTTTACAAAAAAATCAGCACTATGAATCCTTCGCCGGAAAGGACAAGAATTTATAAGCAGATGGTTAAAATAATCGTTGAAGAATGCCCCTGGGCTTTGGGCGCGCATAGATTATCCTTTGCCCTTAATTATAAATGGATTAAAAATTATAAGCCGAATGATGTTGCTTCAGGCACAGCAAAATATTTAAGAATAGACACGCAGGAACGCGCAAAAATGCTCAAAGAATTATTCTAATGCTAAATTACATAATTCGCAGGATTTTGTACTCATTTCCTATAATCTTTGGAATAGTCCTGATCACTTTCATATTATTTAACGTGGTCGGTGGCAATCCTGTTTATCAGATGCTGGGTAAACACGCCTCGCAGGAACAAATAAAAGAATTCGAGCATGAATACGGCTTTGACAAGCCTCTGTTTATTGATTTCAAAGCGCTTCCCGAAGGGCAAATCATAAAAGCGTTTGACTCCCAGTTTTTATTCTTCATCAAACAAATTGTAACATTTGATTTCGGCAGAAGTTACGCCACAAAACAAAAAATCAGCACGATGATTATGGATGGGATAATTCCGTCGCTTTCACTGGCTGTGCCTTCGTTTTTCATCGGTGTTTTTTTAGCGCTGGTAATCGCACTAATCTGCGCATATTATAGGAACACGTTATTGGACAGGTTTACGGTTATTGCAAGCGTTCTTGGGATGAGCATCAGTATCCTTGCTTACATTATCGGCGGCCAGTATATGCTCGCCTACAGAATGGGACTATTCCCGATATCAGGTTTCCAGTACGGGTTTGATGGTTTGAAATATCTTATGCTTCCTATGATTATATGGATTGTAACTTCCCTTGGTTCCGATGTGCGGTTCTTTCGAACCGTAATTCTCGATGAAGTAAACCAAAATTATGTACGCACTGCCTACGCGAAAGGGCTTAGCCCAAAAAGAGTCATGTTCAAACATGTCCTTAAAAACGCAATGATACCAATAATTACGGCTTTGGTTATTGTCATACCGTATCTTTACACTGGCTCTTTACTGCTGGAAAACTTTTTCGGAATTCCAGGGCTCGGCAATATGACTATCAATGCAATATCCAATTCAGATTTTCCGATAGTAAAAGTAATGACATTCACAGGCGCAATACTTTATGTAATATTCAATACACTTTCTGATATTTTGTATTCACTGGTTGACCCGCGGGTAAGACTAAGGTAAAAATGTTCAGCGAACTTTCAAAAAGACTAAAAACAGATTGGATAGCAAAAATATCATTGGTAGTGATAGTTATTTATTTTGCGATAGCCTTTTTTGCCCAAATAGGGCTGATATTCAGAGATTACGACAAAACCAACTACGCTGAAAGCTACCAGTCGCCGTCTGCACATCATATTTGCGGAACTGACTATCTCGGAAGGGATGTTTTTTCAAGAATAGTTCACGGCTCAAGGGTCGCAATATCCGTAGGAATAGTTTCCTCATTTATAGCAATTCCTATCGGCGTTTTTTTAGGTTCCTTATCAGGATATTTCGGCGGTAAAATAGATGAATTTGTTGTTTGGATTTATACTACGCTTGATTCAGTCCCAGGGCTTCTGCTTATCCTCGCGTTAAGTTTAGTCCTGGGCCGGGGATTGTACGCGGTTTATCTGGCTATCGGGCTGACAACCTGGGTTTCTCTGTGCCGTCTTATCAGAAGCGAATTTATAAAACACCGCGAAAGAGAATATGTCTTGGCCGCTAAAGCTTTAGGAGCCGGAAAAACAAGGCAGATATTCATTCACATATTGCCGAATGTGTTTCATATTGTTATAATCAATTTCTCGCTGCGTTTTGTTTACGCCATACAATCAGAAGTTATTTTATCCTACCTCGGTTTGGGCACGCAGGATTTACCGAGCTGGGGCATAATGATAAACGACGCTAAAGTGGAACTTGCGCGCGGCGTCTGGTGGCAATTGGCTGGCGCAACCGGAGCAATGTTTTTTCTGATACTTGCAATGAACATTTTCGGAGATTTCCTGAGAGACACCCTGGACCCGAAACTTAGGGGCGTAAGTTGAACAAAATAATTCAAACAATCATAAAGGAACAAAAATCAAACCAAAAAGTCTGGATTGTGGGAGGATTTTTGCGCGATGCAATCCTGCACAAACAAACCACTGATATTGATTTTGTCGTAGATAGAAACGTACTTGAACTCGCAAAGCGGTCTGCGAAACGTTTAAGTTCAAGGGTAATAACACTCGATGATGTAAACCGTATTTACCGCATTGTAATAAAATCCGGGCCCGAAGGACAAATGATTACTCTGGATTTTTCAGCCATGTCAGGCAAAAACATCAATGAAGACCTATCCCGCCGCGATTTTACTATAAATGCTGTCGCTGCGCCGCTCAACAGCCTTGATAATATGATTGATCCTTATAACGGGATTGCTGACCTTAAAGCAAAAATAATCCGTTCAATAGCTGAAAAAAACTTTATTGACGACCCGTTAAGACTGCTAAGGGCTTTCAGGTTTTCTGCTGAACTTAATTTCGATATCCTGCCGCAAACACTAAGACAGATAAAGAAACATTCAAAACTCATATCAAAACCTGCAAAAGAAAGGGTAAGGGAAGAACTTTTAAAAATATTTTTCGTAAATAATTCAACAAAATATATTTACGAACTTGATAAAAACAAGTTATTAGAACCCTTATTCCCGGAAATAGCTGCAATGAAAAAGAGTTCAAGAAAATTCTATTTTCATCCGGAAGGTTTATGGCAGCATTCTAAGCTCTCCTTGGCAAGCTTTGAAAAACTAGTCAACTCAACGGCTTTGGAATCAGGCTTTGACCCGGACCTGACTGCAAAAATATTCAGTCATATTTCATCCAGGCTGCCGCTGTTAAAATTCATCGCGCTTTTCCATGATGTCGCCAAACCGCAGACCGTTGCAAGAATCAACGGCCGAATAAGGTTCTTCAACCATGAATCCGAAGGCGCAAAAAAAATAAAAAAAATAATGCAAAAACTCCGTTTCAGCAATAAGGAAATTCAGATTGCCGAACAATTGGTTAAAACACATATGAGGCCGGGGAACGTAGCGCAAAGTTTCCATAAAGGAACTTT encodes:
- a CDS encoding ABC transporter permease, translating into MLNYIIRRILYSFPIIFGIVLITFILFNVVGGNPVYQMLGKHASQEQIKEFEHEYGFDKPLFIDFKALPEGQIIKAFDSQFLFFIKQIVTFDFGRSYATKQKISTMIMDGIIPSLSLAVPSFFIGVFLALVIALICAYYRNTLLDRFTVIASVLGMSISILAYIIGGQYMLAYRMGLFPISGFQYGFDGLKYLMLPMIIWIVTSLGSDVRFFRTVILDEVNQNYVRTAYAKGLSPKRVMFKHVLKNAMIPIITALVIVIPYLYTGSLLLENFFGIPGLGNMTINAISNSDFPIVKVMTFTGAILYVIFNTLSDILYSLVDPRVRLR
- a CDS encoding ABC transporter substrate-binding protein is translated as MHTNKIIVSLVLLFFIFTGCGKKIITENTIRLPMPTDIKGFDPAYSEDLYSNTAMSQIYEPLMQYAYLERPYKVEPCLAESMPEISADGLIYTFKIKKGVVFQDDSCFKETNGKGRELTADDFIYSFKRIADVKNRSTGWWVFDNKIEGLNEFREKSKTSTDYSREISGLKAVDKYTLKVKLLKPYPQFLYILTMTYTATVPQEAVNFYAQEFINHPVGTGPYKLDHWTRNSEIVFIKNPAYRKEYYPSKGEENDKSAGLLNDSGKQIPFIDKIVYTIFLEQQPMWLNFLKGEIDRSGIPKDNYSSAISPAKELVPELAKKGIQLWKVPSLDTTYTGFNMEDPILGKNKKLRQAICLACDINKTIELFYNGRAIAAQTPIPPGLDGYDPDFKNQFQNHDLSLAKKYLAEAGYPGGKGLPPLTFEASGSDTTSRQISEMFKKEMEEIGIRININFNTWPEFLGKMNTKRAQIFGLAWAADYPDAENFLQLFYGPNGAPGPNNTNFNNPEFNKLYKKISTMNPSPERTRIYKQMVKIIVEECPWALGAHRLSFALNYKWIKNYKPNDVASGTAKYLRIDTQERAKMLKELF
- a CDS encoding ATP-binding cassette domain-containing protein; this translates as MFSKPSAFNKAVDDVSFSVDRKETIGLVGESGCGKTTLGRTVLKLMDATAGEVLFHDKNVFELNDADLKDFHKKVQIIFQDPYSSLNPRMKISSIITEGLIIHSEIKKREIKEKAKELMDLVGLSGELIDRYPHEFSGGQRQRIGIARAVALQPEYIICDEPVSSLDVSVQAQIINLLIDLQKKFNLGYIFISHDLSVVRYISHKIAVMYFGKIVEFCESGELFNNPLHPYTKLLLSSVPEKHKLGKAEDEKPAVTDILGCSFYQRCPEAKPECKEMPQELKDIGGGHKVSCILIK
- a CDS encoding ABC transporter permease, encoding MFSELSKRLKTDWIAKISLVVIVIYFAIAFFAQIGLIFRDYDKTNYAESYQSPSAHHICGTDYLGRDVFSRIVHGSRVAISVGIVSSFIAIPIGVFLGSLSGYFGGKIDEFVVWIYTTLDSVPGLLLILALSLVLGRGLYAVYLAIGLTTWVSLCRLIRSEFIKHREREYVLAAKALGAGKTRQIFIHILPNVFHIVIINFSLRFVYAIQSEVILSYLGLGTQDLPSWGIMINDAKVELARGVWWQLAGATGAMFFLILAMNIFGDFLRDTLDPKLRGVS
- a CDS encoding HD domain-containing protein, with the protein product MNKIIQTIIKEQKSNQKVWIVGGFLRDAILHKQTTDIDFVVDRNVLELAKRSAKRLSSRVITLDDVNRIYRIVIKSGPEGQMITLDFSAMSGKNINEDLSRRDFTINAVAAPLNSLDNMIDPYNGIADLKAKIIRSIAEKNFIDDPLRLLRAFRFSAELNFDILPQTLRQIKKHSKLISKPAKERVREELLKIFFVNNSTKYIYELDKNKLLEPLFPEIAAMKKSSRKFYFHPEGLWQHSKLSLASFEKLVNSTALESGFDPDLTAKIFSHISSRLPLLKFIALFHDVAKPQTVARINGRIRFFNHESEGAKKIKKIMQKLRFSNKEIQIAEQLVKTHMRPGNVAQSFHKGTLSPKAAYRFFRNMGDETIDLLLLSLADRMSYIGISAKPKEIELHTIFINKFSRRFFEYKQKISQPKLVDGYMIMKKFRIPSSPLIGKIIRFVEESQMTGKTDTTEQAIKLIKKNWRKLNEQT
- a CDS encoding ABC transporter ATP-binding protein, encoding IIFQDPQTSLNPVFTIGNQIAETIEVHTPELKNKAKEITIDMLSKVGIQSAEQRFNQYPHELSGGQQQRAMIAMALACKPNLLIADEPTTALDVTVQAQILDLLANLQKDMGLSVIFISHDLNVLRDLTNQMAIMYAGRIIEHGESADIYSNPLHPYTKGLFETLPSMRGKGKRLDTIPGRVPEVWDLPEGCKFHPRCKFKMDICEKVEPKLETITGTQKTACHLYAPNKKS